In Picosynechococcus sp. PCC 7002, the following are encoded in one genomic region:
- a CDS encoding ParA family protein, producing MASQRILAVVNGKGGVGKTTTAVNLAAIFAEKQQVLLVDSDPQGSASWWVDRNPDEWQLDVSREHQPDLLQNLRQIKGYDLIVVDTPPALRSQALKTVLRIADYVILPTPPAPMDLSALIETVQTAINPVEISHRVLLTKVDSRSLRESIDAQNTLIELGIPVCHAFVRSYKAHEQAVLAGVPMTQMRGKKAKDAETDYRRVADELQRDWT from the coding sequence GTGGCATCCCAGCGGATTTTAGCAGTTGTAAATGGCAAAGGAGGCGTTGGTAAAACAACAACCGCCGTTAACCTTGCGGCCATTTTTGCCGAAAAACAGCAGGTTCTCTTGGTGGATAGCGACCCCCAGGGATCGGCCTCTTGGTGGGTGGATCGTAACCCCGATGAATGGCAACTGGATGTCAGTAGAGAACATCAACCAGATTTACTTCAAAATCTCCGACAGATTAAAGGCTATGACTTGATCGTGGTGGATACCCCCCCAGCCTTGCGATCGCAGGCCCTCAAGACCGTCCTCCGGATTGCGGATTATGTGATCTTGCCGACACCACCAGCGCCGATGGACTTAAGCGCCTTAATTGAAACGGTGCAAACGGCCATTAATCCCGTTGAAATTAGTCACCGAGTGCTCCTGACAAAAGTCGATAGTCGCAGCCTCCGGGAGAGCATTGATGCCCAAAATACCTTGATTGAGTTGGGGATTCCGGTGTGCCATGCCTTTGTGCGCAGTTATAAAGCCCACGAGCAAGCTGTCCTCGCAGGCGTTCCCATGACCCAAATGCGTGGTAAAAAGGCTAAGGATGCGGAAACGGATTATCGTCGTGTCGCGGATGAACTGCAACGAGATTGGACTTAA
- a CDS encoding DUF1517 domain-containing protein translates to MIKRFFYGAIAIVLAFTLIFTPADNAWAARSGGRIGGGSFRSAPSRSFSPGPARRAPVGGGYGYGFGGGFGFPFLLPFFGFGGFSGIFGLFIMLAIAGFLVRTFQNVMGGGMNEGDSLGYSAPSSKISVAKVQVGLLAQARDLQQDLNRLASTADTGTPAGRAKVLQESTLALLRHPEYWVYGASESLEAGVDAAEAKFNQLALNERSKFTAETLSNVDNERDVAGKSGSADLVKSDDTPNEYIMVTIIAGAMGKVELPKVTDSQSLEQAIRQIGALGGDRLLALEVLWTPQAIGDTLSTDDILTYYPDINLV, encoded by the coding sequence ATGATTAAACGGTTTTTTTATGGGGCGATCGCCATTGTCTTGGCCTTTACCCTGATCTTTACCCCAGCGGATAATGCTTGGGCGGCCCGCAGTGGAGGACGCATTGGTGGCGGTTCCTTCCGCAGTGCCCCTAGTCGCAGTTTTTCCCCTGGCCCAGCACGACGGGCTCCCGTTGGGGGTGGCTATGGTTACGGATTTGGGGGTGGATTTGGGTTCCCCTTCCTGCTGCCTTTCTTCGGATTCGGTGGTTTTAGCGGCATTTTCGGTCTTTTCATTATGTTGGCGATCGCCGGCTTCCTTGTCCGCACCTTCCAGAACGTGATGGGGGGTGGCATGAACGAGGGCGACAGTCTCGGTTACTCTGCCCCCAGTAGCAAAATTTCTGTGGCGAAGGTACAGGTGGGGCTGTTGGCCCAAGCACGGGATCTCCAGCAGGATCTAAATCGCCTGGCGAGCACCGCTGATACTGGCACCCCGGCTGGACGCGCTAAGGTTCTTCAAGAATCGACTCTGGCCCTGTTGCGCCACCCAGAATATTGGGTCTATGGTGCGAGCGAATCCCTCGAAGCTGGGGTTGATGCTGCCGAAGCCAAGTTTAATCAATTGGCCCTGAACGAGCGGAGTAAATTTACCGCCGAGACCCTTAGTAACGTTGACAACGAACGGGATGTGGCTGGGAAAAGTGGGAGTGCTGATTTGGTAAAAAGCGACGATACACCGAACGAATACATCATGGTGACAATCATCGCTGGGGCCATGGGGAAAGTTGAGTTACCGAAAGTGACCGATTCCCAATCCCTCGAACAAGCGATCCGTCAAATTGGTGCCCTTGGTGGCGATCGCCTTTTGGCCCTCGAAGTTTTATGGACGCCCCAAGCGATTGGTGACACCCTCAGCACTGACGATATTTTGACCTATTACCCCGACATTAATCTCGTATAA
- a CDS encoding methyltransferase, giving the protein MEPPTLPLHTQLLQMASGYWLSQCIYVAAKLAIADHLKAGEQPCRALAHLTETDETALYRILRALASVGIFQETASQTFALTPLADFLRSDHPRSMRGSVVMLGEPEHYEAWSNILHSVKTGEPAFDHRYGQGVFEYFGNHPEAAAIFEEAMNSFSRNEEPEILAHYDFSAFSTIVDVGGGYGELLGSILAKYPQLQGILFDEDYVVDNAAPTLNRHGVGDRCQRIGGSFFRTIPAGGDAYLLKHIIHDWGDDQAIAILQNCRAVLPDDGKILICEAVVPEGNQPSGAKMLDINMLVMCPGGKERTAAEFETLLAAADLKLTRIVRTAEEICVIEACKA; this is encoded by the coding sequence ATGGAACCGCCAACCCTCCCTCTCCATACCCAATTGCTCCAAATGGCCTCTGGTTATTGGCTTTCCCAGTGCATTTATGTGGCGGCAAAATTGGCGATCGCCGATCACCTCAAAGCCGGAGAACAACCTTGCCGTGCGTTAGCCCATCTCACCGAAACAGACGAAACGGCTTTGTATCGCATTCTCCGGGCCTTGGCCAGTGTGGGTATTTTCCAAGAAACAGCCTCCCAAACCTTTGCCCTGACACCGCTAGCCGATTTTCTCCGCAGTGATCATCCCCGCTCCATGCGAGGTTCTGTGGTGATGTTGGGGGAACCAGAGCATTACGAAGCCTGGAGTAATATTCTCCACAGCGTTAAAACCGGTGAACCTGCCTTTGACCATCGCTATGGCCAGGGGGTGTTTGAATATTTCGGCAATCATCCAGAAGCGGCGGCGATTTTTGAAGAGGCGATGAACAGTTTCTCCAGGAATGAAGAGCCGGAAATTTTGGCCCATTATGATTTTTCGGCTTTTTCAACCATCGTTGATGTGGGTGGGGGCTACGGGGAATTGCTCGGCAGCATTTTGGCGAAATATCCCCAATTACAAGGTATTTTGTTCGATGAAGATTATGTGGTGGATAATGCTGCTCCGACGTTAAACCGCCATGGGGTCGGCGATCGCTGTCAACGGATTGGCGGCAGTTTCTTTAGAACAATTCCGGCGGGGGGCGATGCCTATTTGCTCAAACACATTATTCACGATTGGGGCGATGACCAGGCGATCGCCATTTTGCAAAATTGTCGCGCTGTACTGCCGGATGACGGCAAAATCTTGATCTGTGAAGCGGTGGTTCCAGAGGGAAATCAACCTAGTGGCGCAAAAATGCTCGATATCAATATGCTGGTGATGTGTCCCGGTGGCAAAGAACGCACCGCCGCTGAGTTTGAAACCCTGTTGGCGGCGGCAGACTTAAAACTGACGCGCATTGTTAGAACCGCCGAGGAAATTTGCGTCATTGAAGCCTGTAAAGCTTAA
- a CDS encoding pyridoxal-phosphate-dependent aminotransferase family protein produces the protein MEDKHMLMIPGPTPVPEQVLLAMAKHPIGHRSAQFSEIMAEVTAQLKWLFQTQNDVYCLAASGTGAMEAGLINFINAGDKVLVGDNGKFGERWAIVCETYGMDVERVKAPWGEALDPEVFRAKLEADTAKEIKAVVVTHSETSTGVLNDLETISRYVKAHGALMIVDAVTSLGACNVPTDAWGLDVVASGSQKGFMIPPGLGFVSVSEKAWAAYENAKIPRFYFDLKAAKKNLAKNTTPFTPPVNLIFALQAALGMMQREGLENIFARHQRLTDATRAAVKALGLKTFAPDGNASTAVTAVDPASIGAEDIRKAMRTNFDIALAGGQDDYKGKIFRIGHLGFVHDRDVITAIAALEATLQGLGHGDFESGAGVKAAAAVFQNA, from the coding sequence ATGGAAGACAAACATATGCTGATGATTCCCGGCCCGACCCCTGTGCCGGAGCAGGTTTTGCTAGCAATGGCCAAGCATCCTATCGGTCACCGGAGCGCCCAGTTTAGCGAAATCATGGCCGAGGTCACTGCGCAACTCAAATGGCTCTTCCAAACTCAGAACGATGTGTATTGCCTCGCCGCTAGCGGTACCGGTGCGATGGAAGCGGGTTTGATCAACTTTATTAATGCGGGCGATAAAGTCCTCGTCGGCGATAACGGTAAATTTGGTGAACGTTGGGCGATCGTCTGTGAAACCTACGGCATGGACGTAGAACGGGTCAAAGCCCCCTGGGGTGAAGCCCTCGATCCTGAAGTTTTCCGCGCCAAACTCGAAGCCGACACCGCCAAAGAAATCAAAGCCGTTGTCGTCACCCACTCGGAAACTTCTACTGGCGTCCTCAACGACCTCGAAACTATCAGCCGTTACGTCAAAGCCCACGGAGCCTTGATGATTGTCGATGCGGTTACGAGCCTAGGGGCCTGCAATGTCCCCACCGATGCATGGGGCCTTGATGTGGTCGCCTCCGGTTCCCAGAAAGGCTTTATGATTCCGCCGGGCTTGGGCTTTGTTTCCGTCAGCGAAAAGGCTTGGGCGGCCTACGAAAACGCAAAAATTCCCCGTTTCTACTTTGATCTCAAGGCCGCGAAAAAGAATTTAGCGAAAAACACCACCCCCTTTACACCACCGGTGAATCTGATCTTTGCGCTCCAGGCAGCCCTGGGGATGATGCAACGGGAAGGCTTAGAGAATATTTTTGCTCGCCACCAACGCTTAACCGATGCCACCCGGGCCGCAGTCAAGGCTTTGGGCCTAAAGACCTTTGCCCCCGATGGTAATGCCAGCACAGCGGTTACTGCCGTTGATCCTGCCTCCATTGGCGCAGAAGATATCCGCAAGGCGATGCGGACAAACTTTGATATTGCCCTCGCGGGTGGCCAGGATGATTACAAAGGAAAAATCTTCCGGATTGGTCATCTGGGCTTTGTCCATGACCGAGATGTGATTACGGCGATCGCCGCCCTCGAAGCAACTCTCCAAGGGTTGGGTCACGGTGATTTTGAGTCTGGGGCTGGGGTGAAAGCGGCCGCTGCGGTGTTCCAAAACGCCTAG
- a CDS encoding TMEM43 family protein produces the protein MSDQFVEQKTTGYFQRLGNSIVGIFLGVVLFLASFGVLYWNEGRVDLSKIAATATEIPATGTTTVKANSFVSITGNLSSPETLGDPPYLKPGEYIALRRKTEMYAWEENSRTTTKKNAGGSETKTTTYTYAKEWAENPDDSSRFKNPTGHNNPAKSIESQELRVPQAQVGDYQLDVNQLQFPINQPVNLTAAQIPAESKNKLNGSYLFFGTGSLGSPEIGDLRLSYQALNKNIQATVFGDLGSSNQLTPHQGKKNVTFYRLFPGTRDQAIANLATQHKLITWGLRFGGFLLMWIGLNLVVEPLGVVLDVIPFLGDLARTATGFATFIVAAILSGLTIIVSIILHSPVMIFLALGLCGFIVYRWTKRKKTKDQLA, from the coding sequence ATGAGTGACCAATTTGTTGAACAAAAAACAACGGGGTATTTTCAGCGCCTCGGCAACTCGATTGTGGGAATTTTCCTAGGGGTTGTTCTCTTTTTAGCGTCCTTTGGGGTGCTCTACTGGAATGAAGGCCGGGTAGACCTCTCGAAAATTGCGGCCACAGCCACGGAAATTCCCGCCACCGGCACCACCACGGTAAAAGCCAATAGTTTTGTATCAATTACGGGTAACCTAAGCAGCCCAGAAACCCTCGGCGATCCCCCCTATTTAAAACCCGGTGAATACATCGCCCTCCGGCGCAAAACAGAGATGTATGCCTGGGAAGAAAATAGCCGCACTACCACCAAGAAAAATGCCGGGGGTTCAGAAACGAAAACGACGACCTATACCTACGCCAAGGAGTGGGCCGAAAATCCCGATGATTCCTCTCGTTTTAAAAATCCAACGGGTCATAATAATCCAGCCAAAAGCATCGAGAGTCAAGAACTGCGGGTTCCCCAGGCCCAGGTGGGTGATTATCAACTGGATGTAAATCAGTTGCAGTTTCCCATCAACCAACCCGTTAATTTAACGGCGGCCCAGATCCCGGCAGAATCAAAAAACAAACTCAACGGCAGTTATTTATTTTTTGGAACAGGTAGCCTCGGCAGTCCGGAAATTGGCGATCTGCGCCTCAGTTATCAAGCCCTAAACAAAAATATTCAAGCGACGGTCTTCGGTGATTTGGGCAGCAGTAACCAACTCACGCCCCACCAAGGCAAAAAAAATGTGACTTTTTATCGACTCTTTCCGGGTACCCGTGACCAGGCGATCGCCAACCTAGCAACCCAACATAAGTTGATCACCTGGGGCCTACGGTTTGGGGGCTTTTTGCTGATGTGGATTGGTCTGAATCTGGTGGTAGAACCCCTCGGTGTTGTTCTAGATGTCATTCCCTTTTTAGGAGATCTAGCCCGCACTGCTACAGGGTTTGCCACGTTTATTGTGGCGGCGATTTTGTCTGGGTTAACGATCATTGTGTCGATTATTCTCCACAGCCCGGTCATGATTTTTCTCGCCCTCGGTCTCTGTGGCTTCATTGTCTACCGCTGGACAAAACGTAAAAAGACCAAGGATCAACTGGCTTAG
- a CDS encoding ABC transporter permease, with translation MSQSIFTPNSILSPTAKVNVSESNGWQDFFQETVALTQRLVIQLQRRPTTLIAGIIQPFMWLILFGALFYKAPQGLFGNDINYAQFLAPGIIVFTAFSGALNAGLPVMFDREFGFLNRLLVAPLATRYSIVAASTIYIMGLTLIQTAVIVGASALLGAGLPSALGLGAIALVVFLIVLAVTALSLGLAFALPGHIELIAVIFVVNLPLLFASTALAPLDFMANWLQLVASLNPLTYAIEPIRYLYMHSDWTFQSVVFSAPWGNLNFGAVLGILTGFGAIALATIQPLLKRRLG, from the coding sequence ATGAGTCAATCTATCTTTACGCCCAACTCGATTTTGTCCCCCACCGCTAAGGTCAATGTCTCTGAGAGCAATGGCTGGCAGGATTTTTTTCAGGAAACGGTGGCCCTCACCCAACGCTTGGTAATTCAGCTCCAGCGGCGACCGACGACCCTGATTGCGGGCATTATTCAACCATTTATGTGGCTGATTTTGTTTGGGGCCTTGTTTTATAAAGCGCCCCAGGGACTGTTTGGCAACGACATCAACTATGCCCAATTTCTCGCCCCAGGGATTATCGTGTTTACGGCCTTTTCCGGGGCATTGAATGCAGGTTTACCCGTGATGTTTGACCGGGAATTTGGCTTTTTAAACCGGCTTTTGGTGGCTCCTTTAGCGACGCGCTATTCCATCGTGGCGGCTTCAACGATTTACATCATGGGCCTGACCTTGATTCAAACGGCGGTGATCGTTGGGGCCAGTGCTTTATTGGGGGCCGGTTTACCCAGTGCCTTGGGTCTGGGGGCGATCGCCTTAGTGGTGTTTTTAATCGTCTTGGCGGTAACAGCTTTGAGCTTGGGTTTAGCCTTTGCGCTGCCGGGACATATTGAACTGATTGCGGTGATTTTTGTGGTGAATTTACCCCTACTGTTTGCCAGTACCGCTCTAGCGCCCTTGGATTTTATGGCGAACTGGTTGCAGCTTGTCGCGAGCTTAAACCCTTTGACCTATGCCATTGAGCCGATTCGCTATTTGTATATGCACAGTGATTGGACATTCCAGAGTGTCGTATTCAGTGCCCCCTGGGGAAATTTAAACTTTGGGGCCGTGCTCGGAATTTTGACGGGCTTTGGGGCGATCGCCTTGGCGACCATTCAACCGCTTCTTAAACGTCGTTTGGGCTAA
- a CDS encoding TIGR03792 family protein, protein MGRWFGAIALVLALVFGLGQEPSFAEGTTDEPVVEWLTFAVPQADQAKFIETELEIWNPIDRRSPAFVRKEIWQDADHPDQLTVVVSWSSQALRKVVSPEEVDAAEKAFDKAMGKSYPILEKKEFRNLSTTN, encoded by the coding sequence ATGGGTAGATGGTTCGGGGCGATCGCCTTGGTACTGGCTTTAGTTTTCGGTTTGGGACAAGAGCCGAGTTTTGCTGAAGGTACAACAGATGAGCCTGTGGTTGAGTGGCTAACCTTCGCGGTACCCCAGGCCGACCAAGCAAAATTTATCGAAACAGAACTAGAAATCTGGAACCCAATTGATCGGCGATCGCCTGCCTTTGTGCGCAAAGAAATCTGGCAAGATGCCGACCACCCGGATCAGCTCACCGTTGTTGTTTCCTGGTCAAGCCAAGCCCTACGGAAAGTCGTTTCCCCAGAAGAAGTTGATGCCGCTGAGAAAGCCTTTGATAAAGCCATGGGCAAAAGTTACCCGATCCTCGAAAAGAAAGAATTCCGCAATCTTTCTACGACTAATTGA
- a CDS encoding YbjQ family protein has translation MILSTTNTIEGATITSYQGVVTAEVVYGTNALRDFFAGIRDMIGGRTASYERIFEKGHQEALRELESNAQKRGADAVIGISMDTGTINVDDKGVLLLITATGTAVKLG, from the coding sequence ATGATTCTAAGTACCACCAACACCATCGAAGGAGCAACCATCACCAGTTATCAAGGTGTCGTCACCGCTGAAGTGGTCTATGGCACCAACGCCCTCCGGGATTTTTTTGCGGGCATCCGAGATATGATTGGCGGCCGCACTGCCAGTTACGAGCGAATCTTTGAAAAAGGCCACCAGGAAGCGCTGCGGGAACTAGAAAGCAATGCCCAAAAGCGCGGTGCCGATGCGGTGATTGGCATTAGCATGGACACAGGCACAATCAATGTCGACGACAAAGGCGTTTTGTTGCTGATCACAGCCACCGGAACCGCCGTAAAACTGGGGTAA
- a CDS encoding DUF2288 domain-containing protein codes for MSDLIKQLQSSFGDSEWHDLAPHAARDALIVVHPSLDLLQVGEAIATDNAPLVGKWMSGGLVRKPTKEELERWNQATQTLVFATLIVQPFVLISGDQPEV; via the coding sequence ATGTCAGATTTGATTAAACAGCTCCAGTCCAGTTTTGGCGACAGTGAGTGGCATGACCTCGCGCCCCATGCGGCCCGTGATGCGCTGATTGTGGTACATCCTTCCTTAGATCTGTTACAGGTGGGAGAGGCGATCGCCACGGATAATGCTCCCCTGGTGGGCAAGTGGATGAGCGGTGGCCTAGTGCGTAAGCCCACAAAAGAAGAACTAGAACGTTGGAACCAAGCAACCCAGACCCTCGTATTTGCGACATTAATTGTGCAGCCCTTTGTGCTGATCAGTGGAGATCAACCAGAAGTTTAA
- a CDS encoding DUF3038 domain-containing protein has translation MNDSVSVMPNPSSPSVSPGQPYLLQNLPDLLPEGKVFPRRAQQQIDLLLLALEALELGGSELMLRSAQKLELTEIIPNRVVLWRLRRTNPWRRSHTHGHLTPTEAKALVLIIGDRAKNLLALLRQLLPAAQHLRERNLPLDSHFRLSEYLERFRAHFRSRMNPRRVRVTLYNQSKQDLNELAIALLEKLLFCTGTVGTQRLWVSLFDGEVS, from the coding sequence ATGAATGATTCTGTGAGCGTAATGCCCAATCCTAGTTCCCCATCGGTATCCCCAGGACAACCCTACCTGTTGCAAAATCTGCCGGATCTGTTGCCGGAGGGAAAAGTGTTCCCGCGCCGGGCACAACAGCAAATTGACCTGCTCCTCTTGGCCCTAGAAGCGTTAGAGTTGGGCGGCTCAGAATTGATGCTGCGCTCTGCCCAAAAACTAGAATTGACAGAAATTATCCCGAATCGGGTCGTCCTCTGGCGATTACGGCGCACCAACCCCTGGCGACGTTCCCACACCCACGGCCACCTGACCCCCACAGAAGCAAAGGCGTTGGTATTGATCATTGGCGATCGCGCCAAGAATTTACTGGCTTTATTGCGACAACTTTTACCCGCCGCCCAGCACCTCCGGGAACGCAATCTCCCCTTAGATAGTCATTTTCGCCTTTCGGAATACCTAGAGCGGTTTCGGGCCCACTTCCGGAGTCGGATGAATCCCCGGCGCGTCCGTGTCACCCTCTACAACCAGTCAAAACAAGATTTAAATGAACTGGCGATCGCCCTCCTCGAAAAACTGCTGTTTTGCACAGGCACCGTTGGCACCCAACGGCTATGGGTCAGCCTCTTTGATGGAGAAGTGAGCTAA